The genome window atgagttcTAATTTTAGAGAACAATATTTaagtttcatttactttttataaatatttttatctcttttatgtataaatatattttctatatattcttttattacaATGATGGTTAGATATTATCAAAGTTTTACCAAAATTGTTACCTCTAACTGATTTTTGGCTATGATTGAATGTTTCACATTTTTATTAAGGTTTATTGGCACTACTAACCTCattggaaaattttaaatatgttattttcacGAAATTATGATTccgttaaataaaatatataacaaaatcatgatttcgttTGAATGCTCAAATTTGCATCCCCTTAAAACAATAGAATAGTGACTTCGTTGTTATACAACAGAATCATGATTCCGTTGTATATTTTAATCGTCCCAGATATAATAATGAAACCACGATttcgttgtaatttttttttgcacctCCCTTAGCACAACAGAATCTCGAttctgttgttatttttttggcaATCCCCTCatcacaacaaaatcatgatttcgttGCCATAAAAAATCTTAGATAACGGAATTGAGGTTCTgttgaactattttttaaaaaattgagtaaaaaacaatattttttattgattgaactTTGCGAAACTGCATTTATTGATTGAACACTATTTTTCTAAGACGTGTTGACTGaacactactttttttttctgagacgtattgatcaaacattgtttttttttatatgcataccaatcatattaaatatagaCACAGTTTAAACCATCTATATTGTCAAACCAAATCCATCGTGTTCTCCTCTACCTCTAAAGCCACCTCTATCCTAGTAACCACCTCTCCCGTTCCCACCACCTACTCTCATTTGAACCTTCATTTACACCATCATCGCTTGAGGCATTTGCTGTGTTCCAACTACTATTGCTTCTCCaagtggtttttttttattagcatcaCTAGATCCAGGATTCCAATTAGTTTTCTTATCCCAATTAGAATCTTATTTCCAAGATCCGCAGAACTCTAGTTAGAATTCTTGTTTTCATTCCCAGCACTCCAAGATGATTTGTTAAAGTTCCAATTGTTATTGCTTGGATCAAAAGCCTGGTTACCACTCTTCCTAGAGTTCTAATTGCTTTTCTTGCCTTGATATTTACCATATTACTGAAAACATGGAGAGTGTACCTACTATTGTGTATTACGGTGGTGACATGATTTCATCATCTGAAAGGATATTGTTTGAATATCCTAATGGTTCTCAAGTCATTAGAATAAGCGAGAATATATCGCTTGATGctttaaggaaaataattatGGATGCCATCCAAGGTAACAAAATTTTACTTGACCTTTTTTACCACCAACCTGTTTATGTAGGTGATGGTTATGTGAAATAAGTGTATGGAGCTTAAATGTAACGATGatatgagaaaaatatttttcatctttccagAATTTAGTAGTAAAGGTCTAATTGAGTTGAATGTAACTTTTGGTTAATCTTTAAATGAAGTCCTTGTCCTGTTGCGCAAATTAAGGAAACTCAAATTTGCTTATGAGATTATTGTTATGATACGTGATGAACTTGTATAGtcgtgtttttaatttatgaaaaacgtgctctattttttttaaaaaaaacttaaattttttgcATGCATGTTTAAGTTTTGTCTTTGCTGAGGTATTTGTTATGAACCTAAATACACATGAATTGCGTGAAAAGTTAACTAATTGGACGgtagcatttaaaaaaaatattatgttgtggttgaatttttttttcatgttcaaCAACTATTTAAACAACATTTATGTGcctaataattgttttttcaattgattCATAAACAAACATCAGCAACTAAAGAAACACtgataattaacttattaatttttagtttttatagaaactctcctttatttgttttagcaaaattttgatttttaatttatgcataaCTTAACTGCAACTTATGAGAGaagcttaatttattttactttcttattttttttactataaatatttattgaaaaaaatttccaatcaaaatcTTAGTCTACCTTAAAATTTCTTCTTTGTTTGATTATAAATCTTGTGtacctatctttttcaaatgtcataaaaaggttttttttttctttcttgtgtttttctttattttacaatttattcttaaaaaagtatttgctaagtaattaaagaaataacaagATACATGTTGCATAGGGAAACAGTGTAATTATCACTTTTACAATAATCCTATTatcaaagtatatatatatatatataaaagtgccTTACGGTAGTTAGACAAGAAGTGTTGCATTTGCCTAAAAATACCTTTATTTACGACAGGGTATTTAAGTCGGTTATAAAAAATCGTTTTTGTTTATATCACAGTGGCAAATTTGtaaatattgttaatattttaaaaacggTTTTTGAAAACTGCCTTGGaatgcttcaaaacaaggacGGTTTTTGGAAACCCCATCTTAAATGcttagtatttttaattaatataatttatcactttctctttctctctttatcgGGCAGTGTACATGCcgctctctctctcattctcgcATTCGTTGTCGCCTCAGTTGCTTCATCGCGGCGCTACGGGAGATGAGGGAGCCCAAAAGCCTCACTTAACGTGAACAAGGAGCAGGAAGAGGTTCTACGCTCCAAACCCTCCATCCTCGCCCTCATCGATGAGCTCGATAAGCTCCGGCAACCTCTCGCCACCGCTCTCTCCGAAGAGCTCCAAATCAACGACACATCTTCTCAAAACCCTCACCATGAGACCGAGACCGAAAACGAAACCCTAGCTGAGAGCTCCGGCTCGATTGAGCCGAACTCGAACTCGAGGAACGATGTCGTTGTGGAGGACCTGCTTAATTTTCTGTATTTTGGTTCACTTTTCGATGTGAAGAGTGACTTTGTGTCCACAATGCTTACCAGAACGCATGAGCGTGGTTGTTGCTTGACCTACGACTACGTCACCGACGACGCCACCGATCTGCTCGGCGAGAAGGACTTGGATTCGATCTCTGCACTGAGAGGGTTGCTCGTTTTGTGGCCCGTGGATTCAAGCTTTTCACACAAGAACGTGCTACACCGCTGCGTGGAGCACGCCAAGCTGTGGCTTGCTAAGTCGGAGCTGTTAGTGTAAGGGTGTTTCCTCTTCTCATTCATGTTAGGCAAAGTGCCTTATATAGACATTACAAAGATAAACCAGTTACTTGGTACAAGTAAGCCCATATATACAAGAGAACTAAGCCCAAGCTTCTCTTATCCTAACAAATCCTCCCTTACACTGAATTTTACAAACATACAAAGGAATTCAGTGTAACaaacaatcaaaacaacaaaaaaacaagcTATACATCTTTAACATCACACATGCTCAACTCCTCCCTTAGTTTGCAAAAACTGTCAAGTTTCAAGGCTTTGGTCATTATGTCAGCCAGTTGCTCTTGAGTGCTGCAATGCTTCAGTTTTACAACTCCTTCTTTTGCAAGATCTCTTAAGAAGTGAAACCTTACATCGATATGCTTGCATCTCCCATGCATGACTGGGTTTTTAGACAACTTGACTGAAGAACTATTATCACACCAGATCACAACTCCACTGTCTTGAGGTTTGCCAAGTTGATCAAGGATTCTTTTGAGCCAAACAGCTTGACAAGCACACGATGCTGCTGCTACAAATTCTGCCTCAGTGGTGGATAAGGTCACAATGGCCTGCTTCTTAGATGACCAAGAGATTGGTCCAGATCCAAAGGTGAAAACATATCCAGAAGTGGATTTTCTGTCATCTAAATCACCTGCATAATCCGAGTCAGTCCACCCTTGCAAATTTACTCTTCCATTCTGTTTCTTGTACCACACTCCAAACTCCATAGTGCCCTTCAAATACCTCAAAACTCTTTTTGCTGCAGCTAAGTGAAGTTCAGTGGGTCTATCCATGTATCTTGCAATGAGACAAACAGAAAAAGTAAGATCAGGTCTTGTGGCCAAAAGATACATGAGGCTTCCAATCATTTGTCTATATTTAGTAGCATCTACTGattttcctccttcatctttGGTTAACTTGTTGCCTGGTACCATAGGATTGCACACTGCATTACAATTCTCCATGCCAAATCTTGCCAATATGTCTTGAGCATATTTGTGTTGACAGATTAGAATGCCATCATCCACTTGCTTGACTTCTACTCCCAAGAAATATCTCATCCTTCCCAGATCAGTCATTGCAAAGTTGCTCCTCATAGATTTTCTGAATTCACAGAACATTCCCTCATCATTCCCAGTGTATATTAAGTCATCCACATACAGACTTATAATCAGAACCTTCCCTTTATTGTCTTGCTTAACAAACAGTGTGTGTTCATAGGGGCATTTTGTGAATCCTTCCTGCACAAAATATGACTCAATCTtgctataccaagctctaggagcttgtttcaaaccatacaaaGCCTTCTTCAGCTTATACACACTGTTCTTTCCTTGCTTTTGATAGCCAAGAGGTTGTTCTACATACACATTTTCCACTAGCTCACCATGTAGAAAAGCACTTTTCACATCAAGTTGATACACATTCCAGCCATTGCTTGCAGCCAAAGCAAGTATAGTTCTGATTGTATCCCATCTAGCAACTGGTGCAAAAACCTCATTATAATCAATTCCATGCTGTTGACTATACCCCTTTGCAACTAATCTGGCTTTATACTTCTCTACCTTACCATCTTCATTGTATTTGGTTTTATAGATCCATTTCACCCCTATTTTCTTGCTTCCCTTTGGTAGATCAGTCAATTCCCAGGTATCATTTCTTTCTATGGATTCAATCTCTTGATCCATAGCTTTT of Glycine soja cultivar W05 chromosome 1, ASM419377v2, whole genome shotgun sequence contains these proteins:
- the LOC114406733 gene encoding uncharacterized protein LOC114406733, which translates into the protein MESVPTIVYYGGDMISSSERILFEYPNGSQVIRISENISLDALRKIIMDAIQGGSPKASLNVNKEQEEVLRSKPSILALIDELDKLRQPLATALSEELQINDTSSQNPHHETETENETLAESSGSIEPNSNSRNDVVVEDLLNFLYFGSLFDVKSDFVSTMLTRTHERGCCLTYDYVTDDATDLLGEKDLDSISALRGLLVLWPVDSSFSHKNVLHRCVEHAKLWLAKSEQPIRPDADVTYAALREKLNNIMSSEYFTTTPEMKAPVEVAVAAAGGNYVSFHVPVHGFVVPVEVEQPVFQSQEKDEHDCFVVSFLSAVHLDENVYSGALNINPWRWMEPENEEKRNWRTSPFYAPFGGGARFCLGAELARL